In Argonema galeatum A003/A1, the genomic stretch TATGCTAATGAGGCGAAATCAGAATGCTTCTAAATGCCGATTCCATCAGAAATTCAAGCTCTAATTGAACGATTAAACCAAGAACTAGCTGATACTGAGACTGATGCAACGCAGGGACTAAATTTAGTCAGACCTATATTGTCTCAGTTCCTAGATAATGCTAGAATGATTCAGTTCTTTGCTTTTTTCAATAACATCCTATCATTCGTAGAAATTTCCAGAAGACGGATTCAGGTCGCCCGTGGACGGCTTGAGGTTCCCGATGCAACAGGAGAGTAAATTCAGGATGTTGAAGAAGAGTTGGGAACGCTACTGGGTCGGGTAATTGAAAGTAAAATAGCTGTCAGAGAAATTAACCGCAATTTGGAGGAATTACAATGAAAGAATTACCAGATGATCAGACTCTAGATAAACTATTGGAACTAGCCAAAGACGCAGAACAGAAAGCTAAAGCCGTGTATGATTTAGCAACAGAAATAGATGAAAAGTTGCGAATTCGGCAGGAATTAAGAAGACAAGCTGCGATCGAACAATTACGAAAAGCTAAAGTAGAAGTATGAGGTGCGACGCGCTTTTTGGAAAAGAAGCCGATATGCCTACGGCACGCTGCGCGATCGCACCATCTTTAATGGTATGCTAATGAGGCGAAATCAGAATGCTTCTAAATGCCGATTCCATCAGAAATTCAAGCTCTAATTGAGCGATTAAATCGGGAATTGAATGAAACTGAGCAAGCAGCGACAGAGGGACTAAATCGAGCCAGACCCCTACTGTTTCGGTTTCCAGATAATGCTATTTTGATTCAAATCTTTGCCTTTCTCAACAATGCCATCTTCTTTGTAGATAATTCCAGAGGACGGATACAGACTATTGTTGATAGTATTTCGTCTGCTGATGCGACTGCTGAGGTAATCCAGGAGAGAGGAGAATATTTAGCGACTTTGCTGGGACAGGTGATTGAAGTTAAAATAAATGCAAATAGGCTGAAAACTCGTTTGGAAAATTGGCCATGAATGAACTATCTTTAAATGAAAAGCAATTGGCAGAATTAAATGAAATCCTTGAAATTGCTAGAATTACTGAACAAAAAGCCAGAGAACTATATGAGATGGCAACCCTAATGGCATTGAAGTGTCAAATTCAGGATGAAATTAGAGAAGTGGGAAAACAGCCAGCTGGTGCTATTGAGTAGATGCAAACTTACGCAACTGATAACTAAAAAAAGGTACGTAGTTGCGCTTTAGCGCCAAATCTAGCGCCCAAGCGCAACAACGTACCTAGTTCAAATCCGCCTATCCCCACACACCTGCAACCTTTCCCGCGCCTCCCGATGGGAAGCAAAGTAAAATTTCAACCACTCGCACCCCCGCGCCAACAATTCCTCTAATCCTTCTACCCGCCACAACTTAGCAGTTCTGTCATCCGATGCAGTCGCCAGATATTCCCCATTCGGACTAAAGCAGACACTCCTTACCCNNNNNNNNNNNNNNNNNNNNNNNNNNNNNNNNNNNNNNNNNNNNNNNNNNNNNNNNNNNNNNNNNNNNNNNNNNNNNNNNNNNNNNNNNNNNNNNNNNNNCAGACACTCCTTACCCCGCCTTGATGACCGCTAAATTCAGCAATTTGATTACCCGCCAAATCCCACAACTTAGCAGTTCTGTCATCCGATGCAGTCGCCAGATATTCCCCATTCGGACTAAAGCAGACACTCCTTACCCCGCCTTGATGTCCGCTAAATTGATTGCGTTCGCGGATAGACAGGAGAATCTGCTGCAACGCCAACAGAGGACTGGTAGCGGGATAATCCAACAAGCGGCGACCCCGCACCAATTTCTGCAAGTCTTGTCCCGCCTCCATCGCCGCCAACAAAGCTTCGATTTTCCCAGTTTTCGACTCAAACAATTGCAACGCCCTCACGCCAGCGAGTTCTATTTTCGTCCCTTCCTTCGCTTCTGCAATTAGTTGCTTTGCTTCCCGATTCGCCTCCTCTAAAATTTGTCTCGCCTGTTCTGATTCCTTATAGGCAAATTGTTGACTCGCATCTAAAAAATCATTATCTTCCACACTCAAACTTTTACCCACTTTCCACTGCAAAGCTTCCCCCAATGCTTCTCCGCGCAGCAGTCGCGATGTATCCTCTCGCTTCGATGCTAACCAAGCAGTAATCGCCTCACTATAAAGACGCAGGTTAGCTAATTCCCCTTCTACCCAATCGCGATTAAAAACTTGCTGATAAATTTGGTTATAAACTTGCAACTTCCCATTTTTTTTTACCACCAAACCGGATAGCTGCAATTCGATTTCTTCATCTGGCGAGAAACCACCCAAGAAACCCGGTTTCTCCGAATAGACCGGGTTTCTCTCTAAAACTTGCTGATACAATCCCAACAATCTACCAGCGCGTTCCTCATTCTTCAAAATCCGATCTCGAATAGTCCGCAAATGTTCCGGATAATCCTGTCCTTCCCAATTTTCGATAATATACCTTTGCACCAATTTTTTAACATTCGCCTTTCTATCTTCCGCCTTTTCCACCACCAAGTTACACAACTTCTGCGTCAGAAAAGGTTGTCCACCCGTCCAATCCAATATCTGTTGCAAAACCCTTTCCGCATCATCTACTTTTTCTGCCAATCCCGCCGTTAAAGATAACTTTGCTTCATTGAAACTAAACCCAGTCAACTGAATCGCACAACCAATATTAAATGGCGTTCGCTGTCTGTCTTGAATCAAATCTGAAGGCGTCGCGACTCCCAACAAACAAAAGGTCAATCGCTTGTATTCGGGATTATTAACTCGCTGATTATAGCAAGCGCGAATAAAGGCAAAAAAATCATCTTTAAACTTAATCTTTAAAATACTATCAATTTCATCAATAAAAATTACAATATTTACAGACACTTCGCGCAAGAGGACATTTTTCAGCAACTCATTTACCCGTTGCACTGGTGGCAAAAACTGATATCTTTGCCACCAAGCCTTAAAATCAATCTTATCCAAAAGAGGGAAACTATCTAATAAAGCAAATGCGATTCCCCCATACCAAATCTCCGGCGTTAGAGAATCGCTACCCATCATCGTAATATCAATTGAAGCACAGCTTATCCCTTCTGCTTGCAACCGTTTCATCGTGCGTACCCGCAAACTAGACTTACCCATCTGTCGCGAGTTCAACACATAACAAAAATCGCCAGATTTTAACCCATTATAAAGGTTTTCGTCTGCTTTTCGCCTCACATAACTAGGGTCATTTGCTTCTAAACTTCCCCCGACTTTATATTTATAAGTTGACATAGTTCCTCCTAACTGTTTCATAAACCGGGTTTTTGCGTAAAAATCCAGTTTCTTAAGCCTGATTTACCAAGCGTTCTAGAAAATAGCGCCGATACAATTTGCACCTTGAACTACAATAATTACCTTGCTGCTTAATTAAGCCCATGCTGTATAATTTATAAGCTAGCGTTGTTTC encodes the following:
- a CDS encoding WD40 repeat domain-containing protein; protein product: VRSVCFSPNGEYLATASDDRTAKLWRVEGLEELLARGCEWLKFYFASHREARERLQVCGDRRI
- a CDS encoding AAA-like domain-containing protein, with the translated sequence MKQLGGTMSTYKYKVGGSLEANDPSYVRRKADENLYNGLKSGDFCYVLNSRQMGKSSLRVRTMKRLQAEGISCASIDITMMGSDSLTPEIWYGGIAFALLDSFPLLDKIDFKAWWQRYQFLPPVQRVNELLKNVLLREVSVNIVIFIDEIDSILKIKFKDDFFAFIRACYNQRVNNPEYKRLTFCLLGVATPSDLIQDRQRTPFNIGCAIQLTGFSFNEAKLSLTAGLAEKVDDAERVLQQILDWTGGQPFLTQKLCNLVVEKAEDRKANVKKLVQRYIIENWEGQDYPEHLRTIRDRILKNEERAGRLLGLYQQVLERNPVYSEKPGFLGGFSPDEEIELQLSGLVVKKNGKLQVYNQIYQQVFNRDWVEGELANLRLYSEAITAWLASKREDTSRLLRGEALGEALQWKVGKSLSVEDNDFLDASQQFAYKESEQARQILEEANREAKQLIAEAKEGTKIELAGVRALQLFESKTGKIEALLAAMEAGQDLQKLVRGRRLLDYPATSPLLALQQILLSIRERNQFSGHQGGVRSVCFSPNGEYLATASDDRTAKLWDLAGNQIAEFSGHQGGVRSV